In Streptomyces sp. NBC_00569, a single genomic region encodes these proteins:
- a CDS encoding D-alanine--D-alanine ligase family protein, whose translation MSSENLPQSSRPSGQKPRVAVVFGGRSSEHGVSVVTAGAVLRAIDRTKYDVLPIGITREGRWALTADDPERMAITDRKVPDVAELAESAEGGVVLPVDPSSREVVYTEPGSVPKVLGDVDVVFPVLHGPYGEDGTIQGLLDLSGTPYVGCGVLSSAVGQDKDYMKRVFTSFGLKVGPYLVIRPREWENDREGARRRIADFVGEQGWPLFIKPARAGSSIGITKVDSFEGLDEAIEEARSHDPKIIVEAALVGREIECGVLEFEDGPRASVPAEIPPVQAHDFYDFEAKYIDSASGIVPAPLTEEQTAEVQRLAVEAFDAASCEGLVRADFFLTEDGEFVINEINTLPGFTPISMYPRMWQESGVSYQELVDRLIQAALNRSTGLR comes from the coding sequence ATGAGCAGCGAGAACCTTCCCCAGAGCAGCCGTCCGTCGGGCCAGAAGCCCCGTGTGGCCGTCGTCTTCGGCGGTCGCAGCTCCGAGCACGGCGTTTCCGTCGTCACCGCAGGTGCCGTGCTGCGGGCCATCGACCGCACCAAGTACGACGTGCTGCCGATCGGCATCACGCGGGAGGGGCGTTGGGCGCTGACGGCCGACGATCCCGAGCGGATGGCGATCACCGACCGCAAGGTGCCGGACGTCGCCGAGCTCGCCGAGTCCGCCGAGGGCGGGGTCGTGCTGCCCGTCGACCCGTCGAGCCGCGAGGTCGTCTACACGGAGCCCGGCTCCGTGCCCAAGGTCCTGGGCGACGTCGACGTCGTGTTCCCCGTCCTGCACGGCCCCTACGGCGAGGACGGCACCATCCAGGGCCTGCTCGACCTGTCCGGGACGCCGTACGTCGGCTGTGGCGTCCTGTCCTCGGCCGTCGGCCAGGACAAGGACTACATGAAGCGGGTGTTCACCTCGTTCGGGCTGAAGGTCGGCCCCTACCTGGTGATCCGGCCGCGCGAGTGGGAGAACGACCGGGAAGGCGCGCGGCGCCGCATCGCGGACTTCGTCGGCGAGCAGGGCTGGCCGCTGTTCATCAAGCCCGCGCGCGCGGGCTCGTCGATCGGCATCACCAAGGTCGACTCCTTCGAGGGCCTCGACGAGGCGATCGAGGAGGCCCGCAGCCACGACCCGAAGATCATCGTGGAGGCGGCGCTCGTCGGCCGCGAGATCGAGTGCGGCGTCCTGGAGTTCGAGGACGGGCCGCGCGCGAGCGTGCCGGCCGAGATCCCGCCGGTCCAGGCCCACGACTTCTACGACTTCGAGGCCAAGTACATCGACTCGGCGTCCGGCATCGTGCCCGCGCCGCTCACCGAAGAGCAGACGGCCGAAGTGCAGCGGCTCGCGGTGGAGGCGTTCGACGCGGCGTCCTGTGAGGGCCTCGTGCGCGCCGACTTCTTCCTCACCGAGGACGGCGAGTTCGTGATCAACGAGATCAACACGCTGCCCGGCTTCACCCCGATCTCCATGTACCCGCGGATGTGGCAGGAGAGCGGCGTGAGCTACCAGGAGCTGGTGGACCGCCTCATCCAGGCGGCGCTGAACCGGTCGACGGGGCTGCGCTAG
- a CDS encoding NAD(P)H-dependent glycerol-3-phosphate dehydrogenase, with protein MTPPVKAAVFGTGSWGTAFAMVLADAGCDVTLWARRPELAEAVNSTRTNPDYLPGVELPGNIRATTDAAEAADGADFTVLAVPSQTLRANLAEWTPLLAPGTVLVSLMKGVELGSAMRMSEVIEDVTKVGEDRIAIVTGPNLAREIAARMPAAAVVACRDESVAQRLQTACHTPYFRPYTNTDVIGCELGGAVKNVIGLAVGIADGMGLGDNAKGSLITRGLAETTRLGLAMGADPLTFSGLAGLGDLVATCSSPLSRNHTFGTNLGKGMTLQETIAVTKQTAEGVKSCESVLDLARRHGVDMPITETVVGIVHEGKSPVVALKEMMSRSAKPERR; from the coding sequence GTGACCCCACCCGTCAAGGCGGCCGTCTTCGGAACCGGCTCCTGGGGCACGGCCTTCGCCATGGTGCTCGCCGACGCGGGGTGCGACGTCACCCTGTGGGCGCGCAGGCCCGAACTGGCCGAAGCGGTCAACTCCACGCGTACGAACCCCGATTACCTCCCCGGCGTCGAACTCCCCGGCAACATCAGGGCCACCACCGACGCCGCCGAAGCCGCGGACGGCGCCGACTTCACGGTGCTCGCCGTGCCCTCGCAGACGCTGCGTGCCAACCTCGCCGAGTGGACGCCGCTGCTCGCGCCCGGCACGGTCCTCGTCTCCCTCATGAAGGGCGTCGAACTCGGCTCCGCCATGCGGATGAGCGAGGTCATCGAGGACGTCACCAAGGTCGGCGAGGACCGCATCGCGATCGTCACGGGCCCCAACCTCGCTCGCGAGATCGCCGCCCGGATGCCCGCCGCCGCCGTCGTCGCCTGCCGCGACGAATCGGTTGCGCAGCGCCTCCAGACCGCCTGCCACACCCCGTACTTCCGGCCGTACACGAACACCGACGTGATCGGCTGCGAGCTCGGCGGAGCCGTGAAGAACGTCATCGGGCTCGCCGTCGGCATCGCCGACGGCATGGGCCTGGGCGACAACGCGAAGGGCTCGCTCATCACGCGCGGCCTCGCCGAGACCACCCGGCTCGGCCTCGCGATGGGCGCCGACCCGCTCACGTTCTCCGGGCTCGCGGGCCTCGGCGACCTCGTCGCCACCTGCTCCTCGCCCCTGTCGCGCAACCACACCTTCGGCACGAACCTGGGCAAGGGCATGACCCTTCAGGAGACGATCGCGGTCACCAAGCAGACCGCCGAGGGCGTCAAGTCCTGCGAGTCGGTGCTCGACCTGGCGCGCCGGCACGGCGTCGACATGCCGATCACCGAAACCGTCGTCGGCATCGTGCACGAGGGGAAGTCCCCGGTCGTCGCCCTGAAGGAGATGATGTCGCGCAGCGCCAAGCCCGAACGGCGCTGA
- a CDS encoding lysophospholipid acyltransferase family protein, giving the protein MSRRRIGFWYRLAAVIAKPPLVVLIKRDWRGMENIPADGGFITAVNHNSHLDPFAYAHFQYNTGRVPRFLAKHGLFKKGFIGAIMRGTGQIPVYRETTNALSAFRAAIDAVERGECVAFYPEGTLTRDPDLWPMTAKTGVARVALQTKCPVIPVAQWGANLVLAPYAKKPDLLPRKTHHVLAGPPVDLERFYDKEMTPELLKEATEVIMTAITGLLGELRGEQPPQRRYDPREARIAQRRKAAGVNTLTEQAGSAAIEHGSPEESK; this is encoded by the coding sequence GTGTCCCGCCGCAGAATCGGCTTCTGGTACCGCCTGGCGGCGGTCATCGCTAAACCGCCGCTCGTGGTTCTGATCAAGCGGGACTGGCGCGGAATGGAGAACATTCCGGCCGACGGCGGCTTTATCACCGCGGTGAACCACAATTCGCATCTCGACCCGTTCGCGTACGCGCACTTCCAGTACAACACCGGACGCGTTCCGCGATTCCTCGCCAAGCACGGGCTCTTCAAGAAGGGGTTCATCGGCGCCATCATGCGCGGCACCGGACAGATCCCCGTCTACCGCGAGACCACGAATGCGCTCAGCGCGTTCCGTGCCGCCATCGACGCCGTCGAGCGCGGGGAGTGCGTCGCCTTCTACCCCGAGGGCACCCTCACCCGCGATCCGGACCTGTGGCCCATGACCGCCAAGACGGGCGTCGCGCGCGTGGCACTGCAGACCAAGTGCCCCGTCATTCCCGTCGCCCAGTGGGGCGCCAACCTCGTGCTCGCGCCGTACGCGAAGAAGCCCGACCTGCTGCCGCGCAAGACGCACCACGTCCTCGCCGGGCCGCCGGTCGACCTGGAGCGCTTCTACGACAAGGAGATGACCCCGGAACTCCTCAAGGAGGCCACCGAGGTCATCATGACGGCGATCACCGGACTGCTCGGTGAACTGCGCGGCGAGCAGCCTCCGCAGCGGCGTTACGACCCCCGCGAGGCGCGCATCGCGCAGCGCCGCAAGGCCGCCGGGGTCAACACCCTTACGGAGCAGGCCGGTTCGGCCGCCATCGAGCACGGAAGTCCTGAGGAGAGCAAGTGA
- the cofC gene encoding 2-phospho-L-lactate guanylyltransferase produces MQWTLVIPLKPLVRAKSRLAPTAGDGVRPGLALAFAQDTVAAATASAGVRDVVVVTDDALAGRELAALGALIVPDAPGAGLNAALAHGAAAARARRPDAAVAALNADLPALRSAELSRVLAEAALFPRAFLPDAAGIGTTLLSARSGTELLPAFGTASRARHAASGAVELPLTGVDSVRQDVDTGEDLRVALSLGVGPRTAGAAAGLLIPD; encoded by the coding sequence GTGCAGTGGACCCTCGTGATACCGCTGAAACCCCTGGTGCGGGCCAAGAGCAGGCTGGCACCCACGGCGGGTGACGGGGTGCGTCCCGGGCTCGCGCTGGCGTTCGCGCAGGACACCGTGGCCGCCGCGACCGCCTCGGCCGGGGTGCGGGATGTGGTGGTAGTCACGGACGACGCGCTCGCCGGGAGGGAACTGGCCGCCCTGGGTGCCCTGATCGTCCCCGATGCCCCGGGAGCGGGCCTGAACGCCGCCCTGGCGCACGGTGCGGCGGCGGCGAGGGCCCGGCGTCCCGATGCGGCCGTCGCGGCACTCAACGCCGATCTGCCGGCCCTGCGGTCCGCGGAATTGTCCCGGGTTCTCGCGGAGGCCGCGCTATTTCCCCGCGCATTTCTCCCCGATGCGGCGGGAATCGGGACGACACTTCTCAGTGCCCGTTCCGGTACGGAATTGCTTCCCGCATTCGGCACCGCGTCCCGCGCCCGTCATGCCGCGTCCGGCGCGGTGGAACTCCCGCTGACGGGCGTCGACTCCGTACGCCAGGACGTGGACACCGGCGAGGACCTGCGGGTGGCGCTGTCGCTCGGCGTCGGCCCGCGCACCGCGGGGGCGGCCGCCGGGCTGCTGATCCCGGACTGA